One Pseudorhodoplanes sinuspersici DNA segment encodes these proteins:
- a CDS encoding TRAP transporter permease, translated as MSVQAGIEMEAPTRGVVGVASTVLGAAIALAGIAWGANLFTLVGWNFLAEQFLAVVLGLAMALVYIVRPFRRTALPRTSVPWYDWVLAATSLGIGLYMGWSYPRMLGEFFNSPWHVVVVTWLLFLLVVEGLRRASGWSLVIVVLAFFFYALVGHMVGGDLQTRDVKINDMVVYLGLDTSGLFGLVLLIGVTVVIPFVFFGQLLSASGGASFFNDVSLALMGRFRGGAAKISIMASSLFGSINGIVVSNILATGVITIPMMKKSGFEPEHAAAVEASASNGGQLMPPVMGAVAFLMADFLQISYTEVAIAAAVPSLLYYLSLFIQADLEAAKGNILRVPAKEIPNLVKVFAKGWLFLLPFAVLVYALFWQNREPENAAIFACTAVVVIGFLFGYRVQRLTPRAVWDCLVRTGVSSADIIMISAAAGFIMGILQITGLGFALTVFLVNVGAGNIFLLLLIAAVLCIVLGMGMPTLGVYVLLAVLIVPALVEVGVTPMAAHMFILYLGMMSFVTPPVAIAAFFAANLAKANPMKTGWVAMRFSWTAYIVPFLFVFSPSLLLQSGSWFDTALSITTAAIGVWFVSAGMIGYGLCRMGLALRTASIIGGALLLVPLEMASWSTIANIVGCVLAAAVLLFEIAGRRGERALTREVAAE; from the coding sequence ATGAGTGTACAGGCCGGAATCGAAATGGAAGCACCGACGCGCGGCGTGGTCGGCGTTGCGAGCACCGTGCTCGGCGCCGCAATCGCGCTCGCCGGCATCGCATGGGGCGCTAATCTCTTCACGCTCGTCGGATGGAATTTCCTCGCGGAACAGTTCCTTGCCGTCGTCCTCGGTCTGGCCATGGCGCTCGTCTACATCGTCCGGCCGTTCCGCCGGACTGCGCTGCCACGCACCTCAGTGCCATGGTATGACTGGGTGCTCGCCGCCACCTCACTGGGCATAGGGCTCTATATGGGCTGGTCCTATCCCCGCATGCTGGGCGAGTTCTTCAACTCGCCATGGCACGTGGTGGTCGTAACCTGGCTTCTCTTCCTGCTGGTGGTGGAGGGGCTGCGCCGGGCTTCCGGATGGTCGCTGGTGATCGTCGTTCTGGCGTTCTTCTTCTACGCGCTCGTTGGCCATATGGTTGGCGGCGACTTGCAGACCCGCGACGTTAAGATCAACGACATGGTCGTCTATCTCGGCCTCGACACCAGCGGCCTGTTCGGCTTGGTGCTCCTGATCGGCGTGACGGTCGTTATCCCCTTCGTGTTCTTCGGGCAGTTGCTGTCGGCGTCGGGCGGAGCCAGCTTCTTCAACGACGTCTCACTGGCGCTCATGGGCCGTTTCCGTGGCGGCGCTGCCAAGATCTCGATCATGGCCTCTTCGCTGTTCGGTTCGATCAATGGCATCGTGGTCTCCAACATCTTGGCCACGGGCGTCATCACCATTCCGATGATGAAGAAGTCGGGCTTCGAGCCAGAGCATGCGGCAGCGGTTGAGGCCAGCGCTTCGAACGGCGGCCAGTTGATGCCGCCGGTCATGGGCGCAGTCGCCTTCCTGATGGCGGATTTCCTCCAGATCTCCTACACCGAAGTAGCAATTGCGGCGGCCGTCCCGTCGCTGCTCTATTACCTCTCGCTGTTCATCCAAGCCGACCTCGAAGCGGCGAAGGGCAACATCCTGCGGGTGCCTGCAAAGGAGATCCCCAACCTCGTCAAGGTCTTTGCCAAGGGCTGGCTGTTTCTGCTGCCCTTTGCCGTACTGGTCTACGCTCTGTTCTGGCAGAACCGTGAGCCCGAGAACGCGGCGATCTTCGCCTGCACCGCGGTCGTAGTGATCGGCTTCCTTTTCGGCTATCGCGTGCAGCGGCTGACGCCGCGGGCGGTGTGGGACTGCCTAGTGCGTACCGGCGTCTCGTCGGCGGATATCATCATGATCTCGGCCGCCGCTGGTTTCATCATGGGCATCCTGCAGATCACCGGCCTTGGCTTCGCCCTGACGGTGTTCTTGGTCAATGTCGGCGCGGGCAACATCTTCTTGCTCCTGCTCATCGCCGCGGTGCTGTGCATCGTGCTCGGCATGGGCATGCCGACCCTCGGCGTTTATGTGCTGCTGGCAGTGCTCATCGTGCCGGCGCTGGTCGAGGTCGGCGTCACGCCGATGGCGGCGCACATGTTCATTCTCTATCTCGGTATGATGTCCTTCGTGACGCCGCCGGTGGCGATTGCGGCCTTCTTCGCGGCGAACCTCGCCAAGGCAAACCCGATGAAGACCGGATGGGTTGCGATGCGCTTCTCGTGGACAGCCTACATCGTACCGTTCCTGTTCGTATTCTCGCCGAGCCTCCTGCTGCAGAGCGGCTCCTGGTTCGACACAGCACTGTCGATCACAACCGCAGCGATCGGCGTCTGGTTCGTCTCAGCGGGCATGATCGGCTACGGCCTGTGTCGCATGGGCTTAGCGCTGCGGACTGCCTCCATCATCGGCGGCGCCCTGCTGCTGGTGCCGCTGGAGATGGCGTCGTGGTCGACCATCGCCAACATCGTCGGCTGCGTCCTCGCCGCGGCGGTGCTACTGTTCGAAATCGCCGGGCGCCGCGGCGAGCGCGCCCTGACCCGAGAAGTCGCGGCCGAATAG
- a CDS encoding TAXI family TRAP transporter solute-binding subunit yields MKNILRFTAAITASAMLVGAAAAQTVSISTLPPGSINNVQAQAIAKVVQDKAGIQMRVVTFNSPAASMGAVQVGQAAFTFMSNDEVGVAVRGKDEHKGKPLDKLRLAATVFPFRVGVLVRKDSGINTIAELKGKRFPTGWQGFPQGIALSNAILATAGLSLDDTHGVPTANLLRAADDFKAGRLDATVFAVGAPKMAEIDAAVGIKFISLDNSEEAKKAMALIRPEYTIAPQAPLPHLNGVIGETNLMQYAMTMAVSSAVDEETVYETVKAIHENKAALVAAHPSFNAMNPGNLAVQQQHVAYHPGAIRYYKEIGIWKGE; encoded by the coding sequence ATGAAGAACATACTTCGATTCACGGCCGCGATCACGGCCTCGGCAATGCTTGTCGGCGCGGCCGCCGCGCAGACCGTCAGCATCTCGACGCTGCCGCCCGGCTCTATCAACAACGTGCAAGCCCAGGCGATCGCCAAGGTCGTGCAGGACAAGGCTGGGATCCAGATGCGCGTCGTCACGTTCAATTCGCCGGCCGCCTCCATGGGTGCCGTGCAGGTCGGCCAAGCGGCCTTCACCTTCATGTCAAACGACGAGGTCGGCGTCGCGGTCCGCGGCAAAGACGAGCACAAGGGAAAGCCGCTCGACAAGCTGCGGCTCGCTGCGACGGTCTTCCCGTTCAGGGTGGGCGTTCTAGTGCGCAAGGATTCCGGCATCAACACTATCGCCGAGCTGAAAGGCAAGCGCTTCCCGACTGGATGGCAGGGCTTCCCACAGGGCATCGCGCTGTCGAACGCCATCCTCGCCACCGCCGGCCTGTCGCTCGACGACACTCACGGCGTGCCGACCGCAAATCTGCTGCGCGCCGCCGATGACTTCAAGGCCGGCCGCCTGGACGCCACGGTCTTCGCCGTCGGCGCCCCCAAAATGGCGGAAATCGACGCGGCCGTGGGCATCAAGTTCATCAGCCTGGACAACTCTGAGGAAGCCAAGAAGGCGATGGCCTTGATCCGTCCAGAATACACGATCGCCCCGCAGGCGCCGCTGCCGCACCTCAATGGCGTCATCGGCGAGACTAACCTCATGCAGTACGCGATGACGATGGCCGTCAGCTCGGCTGTCGACGAGGAGACGGTCTACGAGACCGTCAAAGCGATCCACGAGAACAAGGCGGCCCTGGTCGCGGCGCATCCGTCCTTCAATGCGATGAACCCGGGCAACCTCGCCGTCCAGCAGCAGCACGTGGCGTATCATCCCGGAGCGATCCGCTACTACAAAGAGATCGGCATCTGGAAGGGCGAGTGA
- a CDS encoding NADPH-dependent FMN reductase gives MLDMNGLFGSHNGFGGFRPHIVGIGGTTRIGSSSETALRCTLSAIEAMGATTEMIVGPLLDLPMYDPSDKHRSPSARRLIQSLRRANGIIIATPSYHGGMSGVIKNALDYVEDMRDDKRAYFDGRAVGVIVSAFGAQALGTTLVEVRSVVHALRGWPTPFAAALNSQNRPFEDGRPANDEVAAQLETVARQIYTFAMVQQLQGANSADDQPRAAKSA, from the coding sequence ATGCTCGACATGAACGGTCTCTTCGGTTCGCACAATGGGTTCGGCGGATTTCGGCCGCACATTGTCGGCATCGGCGGCACCACCCGCATCGGTTCATCATCCGAAACGGCGCTGCGCTGCACGCTCTCCGCGATTGAGGCGATGGGAGCCACGACCGAGATGATCGTTGGGCCGCTGCTCGACCTGCCGATGTATGACCCTTCCGACAAGCACCGCAGCCCTTCGGCACGTCGGCTGATCCAGTCGCTGCGCCGCGCGAACGGCATCATCATTGCGACGCCGTCCTACCATGGCGGGATGTCGGGCGTGATCAAGAACGCACTCGACTACGTCGAGGACATGCGTGACGATAAGCGTGCCTATTTCGACGGGCGCGCAGTGGGCGTGATCGTGTCTGCGTTCGGCGCCCAGGCGCTCGGCACCACGCTTGTCGAGGTGCGCTCGGTCGTCCACGCGCTGCGCGGCTGGCCGACGCCTTTCGCGGCGGCACTCAACTCGCAGAACCGTCCGTTCGAGGACGGCAGGCCCGCCAATGACGAGGTCGCCGCTCAACTGGAGACGGTCGCGCGGCAGATCTACACCTTCGCGATGGTGCAACAGCTTCAAGGGGCAAACAGTGCAGATGATCAACCAAGGGCGGCAAAGAGTGCCTGA
- a CDS encoding SDR family NAD(P)-dependent oxidoreductase — translation MELEKGMVAYVSGAGSGIGRGISMSLARRGLKVGVCDIREADAVETVQVIQAEGGTAMAVCVDVSDRASVEAAADAIETAYGAVAVACNNAGIAMHGVPLHEIAAKDWDWVIGVNIYGVIHGIQSFVPRMLEGGKPAHMVNTASIGGFQVNPDFLTGAYSMTKYAVVALSEALQNELAGTQVGVSVLAPAAVDTKIHLSERSRPERMGGAYVRRQNHFVGELIKGGTQPVEIGERVAGAIQAGDFYIFTHPETKMWLDRRHAAIDAAFAKARMSDIAEAE, via the coding sequence ATGGAACTAGAAAAGGGCATGGTGGCGTACGTATCAGGCGCTGGCTCGGGCATCGGGCGCGGCATTTCGATGAGCCTTGCGCGCCGTGGCTTGAAGGTTGGCGTTTGCGACATCCGCGAAGCCGATGCCGTCGAAACCGTGCAGGTGATCCAGGCCGAGGGCGGTACTGCGATGGCGGTCTGCGTCGATGTTTCCGACCGCGCTTCGGTCGAGGCCGCAGCCGACGCGATCGAAACGGCCTACGGCGCGGTCGCCGTCGCCTGCAATAATGCCGGCATCGCCATGCACGGCGTGCCGTTGCACGAGATCGCCGCCAAGGACTGGGACTGGGTCATCGGCGTCAATATCTACGGCGTCATCCACGGCATCCAGTCCTTCGTCCCGCGTATGCTCGAGGGAGGCAAGCCGGCGCACATGGTCAACACCGCCTCGATCGGCGGCTTCCAGGTCAACCCGGATTTCCTGACGGGCGCCTATTCGATGACCAAATATGCCGTCGTCGCGCTGAGCGAAGCTTTGCAGAACGAACTCGCCGGCACCCAGGTTGGGGTCTCCGTGCTGGCTCCAGCGGCTGTCGATACGAAGATACACCTCTCCGAGCGCAGCCGCCCGGAGCGGATGGGTGGCGCGTATGTACGGCGGCAGAACCATTTCGTGGGTGAACTGATCAAGGGCGGGACCCAACCAGTCGAAATCGGCGAGCGTGTTGCCGGCGCCATCCAGGCGGGCGATTTCTACATCTTCACTCATCCCGAGACGAAGATGTGGCTTGACCGTCGGCATGCCGCCATCGACGCGGCCTTCGCCAAGGCTCGCATGTCAGACATTGCCGAGGCGGAGTAG
- a CDS encoding GntR family transcriptional regulator encodes MSRPDSATIARDGDASGAVETAYRFIRTAIISGDLRSGETLQESRLAERIGVSRTPVREALSRLSNEGLVILGRYRRGQVASFSQADVAEIFRLRAKLEGHGARRACRRITAEEIARLEAVEDEMESVFDQLGWHRHLSRFDELNNEFHAIIARAADSPRLEKILASWLELPASIFNVYTEPLEERTRRTHRQHREVIAAMKARNPDWAEAAMSAHLFSILNDPAPDPD; translated from the coding sequence ATGAGCAGACCGGACAGCGCCACGATCGCCCGTGACGGCGACGCCAGCGGTGCGGTCGAGACCGCCTACCGCTTCATCCGCACCGCGATCATCTCGGGCGACCTGCGGTCTGGCGAGACGCTCCAGGAATCGCGCCTGGCCGAGCGCATTGGCGTCAGCCGCACCCCGGTGCGCGAGGCACTGTCGCGCCTCTCCAACGAGGGCCTTGTCATACTTGGGCGCTATCGCCGCGGTCAGGTGGCGAGCTTCTCGCAGGCCGATGTGGCCGAAATCTTCCGCCTGCGCGCCAAGCTCGAGGGCCACGGCGCGCGCCGCGCTTGCCGCCGCATCACCGCCGAGGAGATTGCCCGGCTGGAAGCGGTCGAGGACGAAATGGAAAGCGTCTTCGACCAGCTCGGCTGGCATCGCCACCTGTCCCGCTTCGACGAGCTCAACAACGAATTCCATGCCATCATCGCCCGCGCGGCGGACAGTCCGCGGCTGGAGAAGATCCTCGCCTCCTGGCTCGAACTGCCGGCGTCGATCTTCAATGTCTACACTGAGCCGCTGGAGGAACGGACGCGGCGCACCCATCGCCAGCACCGCGAGGTGATCGCCGCCATGAAGGCACGCAATCCCGACTGGGCCGAGGCTGCAATGAGCGCTCATCTGTTCTCGATCCTCAACGACCCGGCTCCTGATCCGGACTAG
- a CDS encoding LLM class flavin-dependent oxidoreductase produces MKFYMMHLMPYADLDLDYDQKHNSAWVTLPNSYYDPKKGAKLYNRYLDELEYADQLGFDGICVNEHHQNAYGLMPQPGVMAGALARRTKKVKIAILGRALPLLNNPVTVAEEFAMVDNITEGRFIAGFVRGIGAEYHAWSSNPADSHDRFHEAHDLILRAWTETGPFAFEGKHYQFEYVNLWPRPYQSPRPPIWIPSQGSSETIEWASHPDRRYTYLQTFTPVAMLAKYMQMYKAMAAGHGYEATEDQLGWSVPLYVAETDEIARREAQPHIENFLNKFLRMPKEMLLPPGYLSLNSMLGVMKAKSSIGTKQTIDDVMAKGMFICGSPETVRQKLEQYQSEIGFGHLLTLLQFGTLPAELTRKNMEIYANEVMPYLRDKTANAIPAAAE; encoded by the coding sequence ATGAAATTCTACATGATGCACTTGATGCCCTATGCGGATCTGGATCTGGACTACGACCAGAAGCACAATTCCGCATGGGTCACGCTGCCCAACAGTTATTACGATCCGAAGAAGGGCGCCAAGCTCTATAACCGCTATCTCGACGAGCTTGAGTATGCTGACCAACTCGGCTTCGATGGCATCTGCGTCAACGAGCATCACCAGAACGCCTATGGGCTGATGCCGCAGCCGGGAGTCATGGCCGGCGCGCTGGCGCGTCGCACCAAAAAGGTGAAGATTGCCATCCTCGGCCGCGCTCTGCCGCTGCTCAACAATCCGGTCACCGTGGCGGAAGAGTTCGCCATGGTCGACAACATCACCGAGGGCCGTTTCATTGCGGGCTTCGTGCGTGGCATCGGCGCGGAGTACCACGCCTGGAGCTCCAACCCGGCCGACAGCCATGATCGCTTCCACGAGGCGCACGACCTGATCCTGCGTGCCTGGACCGAGACCGGCCCCTTCGCGTTCGAGGGCAAGCACTACCAGTTCGAATACGTCAATCTGTGGCCGCGGCCCTACCAGTCGCCTCGCCCGCCGATCTGGATCCCTTCGCAAGGGTCCAGCGAGACGATCGAATGGGCGTCCCATCCCGACCGCCGCTACACTTATCTGCAGACTTTCACGCCGGTGGCGATGCTGGCCAAATACATGCAGATGTACAAGGCCATGGCGGCCGGTCACGGCTACGAGGCGACCGAGGACCAGCTCGGCTGGTCGGTGCCGCTCTACGTCGCCGAGACCGACGAAATCGCGCGCCGCGAGGCGCAGCCGCACATTGAGAACTTCCTCAACAAGTTCCTGAGGATGCCGAAGGAGATGCTGCTGCCGCCGGGGTACCTGTCGCTGAATTCCATGCTGGGCGTGATGAAGGCGAAGTCCTCGATCGGCACCAAGCAGACCATCGACGACGTAATGGCCAAGGGCATGTTCATCTGCGGCAGCCCGGAGACGGTGCGGCAGAAGCTGGAGCAGTATCAGAGCGAGATCGGCTTCGGCCACCTGCTCACATTGCTGCAGTTCGGCACGCTGCCAGCTGAGCTGACGCGCAAGAACATGGAGATCTACGCCAACGAGGTCATGCCCTACCTGCGCGACAAGACCGCGAACGCCATCCCTGCGGCGGCGGAGTAG
- a CDS encoding alpha/beta fold hydrolase has translation MRGGKGEPLLFLHGSAGASKWLPFMEMLSEKYDVIVPEHPGFGASDTPEWLDNVGDLAFFYLDLIDHYGLDNVHLVGTSIGGWIAAELATRSCEKIKSLTLVAPAGISVSGVRKGDMFMWSPEELAQNLFHNQAIAAAMPPPASEEEVLVLLKNRLMTAKLGWSPRLHNPHLRKWLHRIDVPTLILWGDDDKLIPAAYGSAYRDLIPTSSLEVIPECGHLPHVEKAQEFTSKVVNFLEGAAR, from the coding sequence ATGCGCGGAGGCAAAGGCGAGCCGCTGCTGTTCCTGCACGGCTCCGCCGGCGCCAGTAAATGGCTGCCTTTCATGGAGATGCTCTCCGAAAAGTATGACGTGATCGTGCCCGAGCATCCGGGCTTTGGCGCTTCCGACACGCCGGAATGGCTCGACAATGTCGGCGATCTCGCGTTCTTCTATCTCGACCTGATCGACCATTACGGGCTCGACAATGTCCATTTGGTAGGCACCTCAATCGGCGGCTGGATCGCGGCCGAGCTGGCCACGCGCTCCTGCGAGAAGATCAAGTCGCTGACGCTGGTGGCGCCAGCCGGGATCAGCGTATCGGGTGTGCGCAAGGGCGACATGTTCATGTGGTCGCCCGAGGAGCTCGCTCAGAACCTCTTCCACAACCAAGCGATCGCCGCCGCTATGCCGCCGCCGGCCAGCGAGGAGGAAGTCCTCGTGCTGCTGAAGAACCGGCTGATGACGGCCAAGCTCGGCTGGAGCCCGCGCCTCCACAATCCGCATCTCAGGAAGTGGCTGCACCGCATCGACGTGCCGACGCTGATCCTGTGGGGCGACGACGACAAGCTCATCCCGGCCGCCTACGGTTCGGCCTATCGCGATCTGATCCCGACCTCATCGCTGGAGGTCATCCCCGAATGTGGTCACCTGCCGCATGTCGAAAAGGCGCAGGAGTTCACCTCCAAGGTCGTCAACTTCCTCGAGGGAGCCGCGCGATGA
- a CDS encoding SDR family NAD(P)-dependent oxidoreductase: MFSLDGRVAAVTGAASGLGLAMAEALAWAGAHVALLDIDEAGLERAADAIRASGGKTETARLDVSDRAAIRTVIDGIADRHGRLDTVIANAGVTAGPGYRTEIGQINAVDDKVWDRVLGINLSGVFVTMQAAAKHMKRQRAGRIVAVASVAGLKSEVMCGYAYTATKAAVVNLVRQAAMEMAEYNVMVNGIAPGPFRTNIAGGRIKDPEIEAEFASMVPLGRIATTEEIKGLTLLLSSPASSFMTGTTIPIDGGIMAK, from the coding sequence ATGTTTTCGCTGGACGGCCGCGTCGCCGCGGTGACGGGGGCTGCGAGTGGACTCGGCCTGGCGATGGCGGAGGCGCTGGCATGGGCGGGCGCGCATGTCGCGCTGCTCGACATCGACGAAGCGGGGCTGGAGCGCGCGGCCGATGCCATCCGCGCTTCGGGCGGTAAGACCGAAACTGCGCGGCTCGACGTCTCCGACCGGGCCGCCATCCGGACCGTGATCGACGGCATCGCGGACCGGCACGGCCGCCTCGACACGGTGATCGCCAATGCCGGCGTCACCGCCGGCCCCGGCTATCGCACGGAGATCGGCCAGATCAACGCGGTCGACGACAAAGTCTGGGATCGGGTGCTGGGCATCAACTTGTCGGGCGTCTTCGTCACCATGCAGGCAGCGGCGAAACATATGAAGCGCCAGCGCGCTGGCCGTATCGTGGCGGTGGCCTCCGTCGCCGGGCTGAAGTCGGAGGTGATGTGCGGCTATGCCTACACCGCCACCAAAGCGGCTGTGGTGAACCTAGTTCGCCAGGCGGCGATGGAGATGGCGGAATACAACGTCATGGTCAACGGCATCGCGCCCGGCCCCTTCCGTACCAACATCGCGGGCGGGCGCATCAAGGACCCGGAAATCGAGGCAGAATTCGCCTCCATGGTGCCGCTCGGTCGCATCGCCACGACCGAAGAGATCAAGGGCCTGACGCTGCTCCTGTCCTCTCCGGCCTCCAGCTTCATGACCGGCACGACGATCCCGATCGACGGCGGCATCATGGCGAAATGA
- a CDS encoding CoA transferase, with protein sequence MRAIISERTAAEWEPTFKAACCCVTIVPTFEEVLADPHFESRGVFRAEDEDGLPLLPLPISSVFRQPS encoded by the coding sequence GTGAGAGCGATCATTTCGGAACGTACCGCAGCGGAATGGGAGCCGACTTTCAAAGCTGCATGTTGCTGTGTGACTATCGTGCCGACGTTCGAGGAAGTTTTAGCTGATCCACATTTTGAGTCGCGGGGGGTATTTCGTGCAGAAGATGAGGATGGGTTGCCCCTTTTGCCGCTCCCAATATCGTCCGTATTTCGACAGCCAAGCTGA
- a CDS encoding CoA transferase, whose product MRAEAGRCRGRLSALKRGKDIVTIDLASQSGRSHMNELISGTDVLVTQSRPGILEKLGLAATDLIARYPRLIVCSISGYGQNGPRAHESGHDLNYVASAGLLGLGSAPTVPPVLLADIAGGTYPAVINILLALRQRDITGTGSHLDISMTDAMFVFAWEALASRWGAGSVPPDRLRFNGTSPRYRHYATRDDRFIVVAALEERFWQRFVKVIGLEPRMPTIRMIHPPRLKR is encoded by the coding sequence ATACGAGCCGAGGCGGGGCGGTGTAGGGGTCGCCTATCAGCTCTGAAGCGCGGGAAGGACATCGTGACGATCGATCTGGCGTCTCAATCGGGTCGTTCGCATATGAATGAACTGATCTCCGGCACTGATGTCCTCGTGACCCAATCCCGTCCCGGCATACTGGAGAAGCTTGGCCTGGCTGCAACCGATTTGATCGCAAGGTACCCACGACTGATCGTCTGCTCGATCAGTGGCTACGGACAGAATGGGCCGCGCGCACACGAAAGCGGGCACGATTTGAACTACGTCGCTAGCGCCGGCCTACTCGGTCTCGGGTCGGCTCCAACCGTGCCGCCCGTGCTCCTCGCGGATATCGCTGGCGGTACTTACCCGGCGGTAATCAACATCCTGCTTGCCCTTCGCCAGCGCGATATCACCGGAACCGGAAGTCACCTCGATATATCAATGACCGACGCAATGTTTGTATTTGCGTGGGAGGCGTTGGCCTCGCGATGGGGAGCGGGTTCTGTTCCGCCAGATCGCTTACGTTTCAACGGGACCTCGCCCCGCTATCGCCACTACGCCACCCGCGATGATCGATTTATTGTAGTGGCGGCTCTCGAAGAGCGGTTCTGGCAACGCTTTGTGAAAGTGATCGGACTTGAGCCTCGAATGCCGACGATAAGAATGATTCATCCGCCACGTTTGAAGCGGTGA
- a CDS encoding CoA transferase, producing the protein MQPCCMNSCTGLLDLTHLLPGPLATLMLAEVGATVTKVERPGGDGLRQYEPRRGGVGVAYQL; encoded by the coding sequence ATGCAACCTTGCTGCATGAACTCGTGCACTGGACTTCTCGACCTGACACATCTGCTACCCGGTCCTCTTGCAACGTTGATGCTAGCCGAGGTCGGGGCAACTGTAACAAAGGTGGAACGTCCCGGCGGAGATGGCTTGCGTCAATACGAGCCGAGGCGGGGCGGTGTAGGGGTCGCCTATCAGCTCTGA
- a CDS encoding ABC transporter ATP-binding protein, with product MNAAARTAISLEKVSKAFGSFIAVDGLDLQVAEGQMLALLGKTGCGKSTIFNMIAGLTEPSKGRVTVDGHAPFRDFDTFRGKMAIVFQSDRLLPWRTAIQNVELGLEILGKSVEERRAIAQRWLDTLGLRGHEHDYPHALSGGMRQRVSIARAFATNANILLCDEPFSALDEMTARKLRAEFVKLVKENGKTAVFITHSINEALEIGDRIVVLKRPANIAIDVPLTSETTSENKEMIRGEIQTALAA from the coding sequence ATGAACGCTGCTGCAAGGACTGCCATCTCACTTGAAAAGGTCTCGAAGGCATTCGGCTCTTTTATCGCGGTCGATGGGTTGGATCTTCAGGTCGCGGAAGGCCAAATGCTGGCTCTGCTCGGAAAGACTGGCTGCGGAAAGTCTACCATCTTCAACATGATTGCGGGATTGACTGAGCCATCCAAAGGGCGGGTGACCGTCGATGGCCATGCTCCATTTCGCGATTTCGACACGTTTCGCGGCAAGATGGCAATTGTGTTTCAGAGCGATCGGTTATTGCCGTGGAGGACCGCAATTCAGAATGTAGAGCTCGGTCTCGAGATTCTTGGAAAATCTGTCGAAGAGCGCAGAGCGATTGCCCAGCGTTGGCTTGATACACTTGGTCTTCGTGGGCACGAACATGATTATCCGCATGCCTTATCGGGCGGTATGAGGCAACGCGTATCGATAGCCAGAGCGTTCGCAACAAACGCAAATATTTTGCTATGCGATGAACCATTCTCCGCGCTTGACGAAATGACGGCCCGCAAGTTGCGAGCCGAGTTTGTTAAGCTTGTCAAAGAAAATGGAAAGACGGCAGTTTTTATCACCCATTCCATCAACGAGGCGTTGGAGATCGGTGACCGGATTGTTGTGCTGAAACGACCAGCCAACATCGCAATTGATGTTCCTCTGACATCCGAAACGACTAGCGAGAATAAGGAGATGATTCGAGGAGAAATACAAACCGCGCTGGCAGCTTGA
- a CDS encoding ABC transporter permease: MTAVHYQDSAVTRFGASVLRGALSYIIPFAVVAGVWQFASLFFPPFLFPSLVDVFWRFISIIGDWAQFSDVLATVLRILAGLAGAFLIGALLAVIMARSRIAHDFLSPILTLFQGIPALSWVVFAIIWFHGIESRIFFIMVVTTLPAFSFQVLGALQAMSRDLTEMVMSFRPSRIKLFTAMIIPAILPDILTAWKVNLGNASRVVVVAELVGATGGVGYQLLQQQQLFDMAGALAWTLQLVTFVLIVQAILTLIESVAFRYRAISERAL; the protein is encoded by the coding sequence ATGACGGCGGTGCATTATCAAGATTCCGCCGTCACAAGATTCGGCGCATCTGTCCTGCGCGGCGCACTGTCGTACATTATCCCGTTCGCCGTTGTTGCCGGTGTCTGGCAGTTTGCCTCGCTGTTTTTTCCACCCTTTCTGTTTCCCTCATTGGTGGACGTCTTCTGGCGTTTCATCAGCATCATTGGCGATTGGGCGCAGTTCTCGGATGTTCTTGCCACGGTGCTCCGCATTCTTGCGGGGCTCGCTGGTGCTTTTCTCATCGGCGCTCTTCTCGCGGTGATCATGGCTCGATCGCGCATAGCCCACGACTTTCTCTCTCCGATCCTGACACTATTTCAGGGTATTCCGGCGCTATCTTGGGTCGTATTCGCGATTATCTGGTTTCACGGCATAGAGTCTCGCATTTTCTTTATCATGGTGGTGACGACGCTACCGGCCTTCTCATTCCAGGTTTTGGGTGCGCTCCAAGCTATGTCGCGCGATCTCACCGAAATGGTGATGAGCTTTCGTCCATCACGCATTAAACTGTTCACTGCGATGATCATTCCCGCAATTCTTCCCGACATACTAACAGCGTGGAAGGTCAATCTGGGCAATGCATCGCGCGTGGTCGTCGTAGCAGAGCTAGTCGGTGCTACCGGCGGTGTAGGGTACCAGCTGCTTCAGCAACAGCAACTATTCGATATGGCGGGCGCGCTGGCCTGGACGCTGCAACTCGTGACCTTCGTCCTGATCGTACAGGCGATTTTGACGCTCATTGAGAGCGTCGCATTCCGCTATCGTGCCATCTCGGAACGAGCACTATGA